The nucleotide sequence CATGATGCATTAAGCCACATGCTGAGAATGGCCTCACCTGAGAATGCCCTCAGCTCATTATGCTGAAATTGATCTTGCATGGTTGCTGGGGTCCTGCAAGGAAGCATACATACATGGTTTCAGTCTAGACATGACAAGAAGGGAAAAGGAAAAGTGGCCTGTTATGATTATGGAGTGCACAGATAAGAGAGGCCACAATAACAGTTGAAAGGCAGGAAAGTCCAATCTTAAAAATGAACACCAACCTGAGCTGTGTAAAAAAGGCTGCAACGATGCAAAACTTGTCCTGTCTGAGAATCCAAAAGGACCCTGCTAGAGGGAAGGAAAAAAAAGATTAACAGATTAGGAAACCTAAATTAGAACGAGCATATACGTTAGATTTAAGAAAGTAAAATGCATGTATTGGTAGATGCAAAGAACAGTAGGCACTTCCTTTTTTCAGTCCCCTAAAAAAACTAACTCCTATTGGATCCCAGTCCTTAGCCGATGACAGTGTAACTCACTTTTTCTGAAACGAAAGAGTGAACCAGTTGAGAGGCTTTGATGTGCAGGGAAATAAACCAAATGAACTATGTCAATCAAGTTACCACTATTTGGACAGGTAAATAAAATCATTCCCCCATATGTAGGCATATGGTTTGGACGAACTATACACAATTTCAGCAGTTGGTGAGGCCATTGTTCTTGTTAAATAAATTTAATGCATTAACAGTCATGAGCGAAGCATATTATTCATGGCAATAGTACGAAAACCGAAACAAAATAGAATATCATAATTGACTACATTAAGCCAACCTGTACAAACAGCGGAACCTTTATCTGTTGCTGTAGCAGCATGTTCCATACTCCTGACCAAGATAGAAAAATTCCACTATTAACAAATATGAACAATATATAAGAGTTAGGATCTTAGTAACAGTAAGACCATGCTATGAATAGGATACCCATATAAGCATGAATTGCTCTGTTTACCTAAAACACATGGAGATCGTGCAATATGCAGAAAAGAAATTTTAGGCATGTCATGAATGAAGATAGAAACTGAAGATTGTACCCGGAGATCAGTGACTTTCATCTGTGCCCATAGCACCTAAAATTAATCTCACGCATACTAAAGGAAGATATGGCAATAGGATGCTCGAAATTACATATCCAACAAATATACAGCCTACTGGTCTGAAGAAAACATTGCAATTATTAGTGCAACTGCAACATTGGTTGGAAAAAGGTGCATGGGCTTTCTTCTTACGAAGCAGCAGGCAAGCGTCGTCGATGTTCCCAAAAAATATCAACGGAAACATTAACTGGACCAAGATAAAAGCAAGTAGAGCACAAGAAAGCACAAAATTCATACCCAAAAAAACAGAGAAACAGGAGAACCAAAAGCGACCGCCTACAACCAAAGTGTATGTTAATGTAATCTTTGGGAATAGGGCATATGCTCAGAAACGACATTATATAATCTGACATCACAGGCAATGATCACAGGTAACAAACAGGCAAAGGAATAAATCATCACATGCAATGGCAACACAACCTCAGATCTCATACTTAAGAGCAAATTGCAGCCGCATAGTATGTGACTAAATAGGCAATCAGTGGTATCTCTCATTGGTGTGTCCAAACTAAGCAAAACAGATCAGGCAGGAATGATTGCAAGAAAACACAGGCAACCAATTGACCATTGCCTCAGCTATCATGGAACATGCTGAAAGAGACTGCAAAAACTGTACCAACAGTGGCCATGGTCATTGCCTAAGTTGTCAACATAGTAAAAAGATGTAAGAGGAAGAATGATCATAGGTCATGAGCATTGTCTCAGGCATGTAAAAAACAAGAAGATGTAATCTGTGCAAAAGAAAACCATGATCATTACATGGAACACAAATAAACATAATTTACAGTGCAATCATCATAGCAGTAGCCCATTCCCTCAATTCTAAACGTAACAACAGTCCTGACTTCGTACTCATCACTGCACATGGCTGAAATGCAAACAATGAACCCAAAACATCAGCATTGCAGCGCACATGGTGTGAAACAAATATCAGTGACATGCTCATGTGCTCAGATCTCTGTCATAACCGAACCGAACAGATCAGGACTTACAGAACAACAAAAATTCACAGTAACCATGTAGATTGGTGGGAGAAAAGGATGAGAATACCAGatcaggagagagggagagaaagagagggggaGTAAACCAGGACGGATCGAGGGAGAGCAGAGTGGAGTGGCATGGTAAAATTTAGTTGGCAAGCATGGAACAGCAGAGTGGCTTTGGAAAGGAACCCTTTTTTCTAGCAAGAATAGGTAAATATCCCACCGCAGACCAAAGAGGAAAAGAAGAATTAAACAGAAGAACTTGAATCAAAGAATCACATAAAGTGAGAAAAATAATCGAGGAATGAATGCTAAGGGAGGACAACAGCCTGGCGTCTCCTTGCTGATTGCAAGGTAACCAggtaagaaaaaaagaaagaaaaagaacaacagAACCGCGGAAGCATTGCCAAGGAAGAAGGAATTGGAAATTGATCCATCCACCGACAAAGGCGATCAGCAATTATTATTCTGTCAATCCTCCCCCAGCCTACATCTGGTTTGTTGGAGCAAAAAGATGCAGCCATAGGTTCAAAGTGTCAAATCAGGTTAGTACCCTCCCTCCTTCACTGAACCTAGGATATTTACACATGTAGGTACCAATATAAAGCAATGAGAGGTCTATAAAAGGATGTAGATACACCAAGCAGAAGGTATCACAAATGAGATTATTGCCATAATCAATCGTTATCACACAAATAAGATACTACGTACCTCAACAGTTAAGCTTTTTGGCATAGGTAGTTCACACCCAAAATGTTGTTGGTTTCCTGCACAGAAGAAACGAATATTTTTTTACCCTAAAAAGTGAGAACTAAAAAGAGATTGCAATCATGAAGACTAACAAGAGACTGGAATCAATTAAAACCTAAGAACTTTGGAAAAGTTCTATATAACACTATGCTGATTTTAACCAATGCAAGGTTTTAACTGTCATGTTGTATCTCTTTGACTGGAACTATCTATTGTTTGTACGTAAGGAGGTGCATCGaaactaaaaaaaaaattcttgtaGCACGTTATAAATAGTAATTTAGAGGCAATACTTGTCTACATTTGTAACCTAAAACATCCGAGCCAAAAATAGCTAAAATCATTACCTGTCGAGGCCGCATCCCGATTGCAGCTCAGAATACCAGGCGACGACCTAGATCAGTGCCAAACCCAGATCAGTGCCAATCTAAAAAAGATATCAAAAAAAGGAAAATGCCCACAATGTACGCTGGCCAAACACCACGCACACACCTGAACATTACGTGTTCCCCTTGCAACAAAACGAACGAATGTATTGATATGTTCCTCAGTGCATAATAGATAGAGAGATGGGGACGGAGATTAGGAGCAAGCACCTGTCTTCTTGAACGAATGGAATCAATCCCTCAAACTCCAATAGCAGTTCACAGTGCAGCAGCAAAAAGTGAGAACTAAAAAGGGATTGCAATGATAAAGACTAACAAGAGACTGTAATCAATTAAAACCTAGGAACTTTGGAAAAGTTCTATAGAACTATATGCTGATTTTAACCAATGCAAGGTATTAACTGTCGTTTTGCGTAAGGAGGTGCATCAAAACTAAACAAAAAATTTCTTGTAGCACGCTATAAATAGTAATCTAGAGGCAATACTTTTTTACATTTGTAACCTAAAACATCGGAGTCAAAAATAGCTAAAATCATTACCTGTCGAGGTCGCATCTCAGAACACCCGATTGCAGCTCGGAATAACTGGCGAAGACCTAGATCAGTGGCAAACCCAGATCAGCGGCAATCTAAAAAAAAGATATCAAAAAAAGGGGGAAATGGCCACAATGTCCGCTGGCCAAACACCACGCACACACCTGAATAGTACGTGTTCCCCTTGCAACAAAAGGAACGAATATATTAATATGTTCATCAGTGCATAATAGATAGAGAGATGGGGACGGAGATTAGGAGCAAGCACCTGTGTTCTTGAACGAATGGAATCAATCCCTCAAACTCCAAGAGCAGTTCGCAGTGCAGTTAGGGTTTCGTGGAACAGACGCGGACCGGCGACAGCAGCCAGTGCCGTGGGGCAGGCACGCTGGCGGCCACCGGCGGTGTTTGGTAGCACCGCGCCGTTGCGGgggaccgccgccgccggggtTCACGCGCGCCGCCGCGCACCAAACCGGCAGGGCCGTCGCCCAGGCAGCGCACCGCGCGGGGCGGCGCCCGGCCCTGGCAGGCACGCCGCGACgccgggagagagggagagggagaaggagggagagggagaaggaggtAGGAaggggcggaggcggcggcaggggTGGAGGCGCTACGGGGCGGGAGAGCGTCGGGGTCGGGAAGAACAAAGAACTATCGGGAAGGAGAATCTGAAAGAAGAAATAGAagttggagtatttatttggtttTCTGATTTCGAACGAGAAGCCGATAAGCAGGGTAGGAGCCAAAAGAAGCCAACAAAGAAGGCGCTTCAAGCGGAATCGGCTTCAAACAATCTGGACCGTCCATCACAAGATCTAACGTGTGCGAAGATTTGGGGCGACGTGGAGGGTGGCTCCGGTCGAGGAGCTggccatctttttggcttttaaatTTTCTTCGCTTCGCCACTGATTGGTTGGCCGGGAACGATGTGTCAGACGTGCAGTGCAGTGCACAGTCTACGCCGAGCTACTTTTTCTTCGCCGAGCTGCGGAGTCTCCGTGTCCCTATGTCATATATGGCGACATGGCGTCATTGCGGACCAACGCCCACCTTCGGGTATTTCCGCCGTGCTATATATAAGCCGGTGGCCGGGCTCGAAGCTTTGACAGCACCGCTCGAAGCTACTGCTTCCAGCCTTTCCACTCTGTTACAAGCTACTGGGTACTGCATCGCCGattccatgatgatgatgatgatgcggatcgtcctcttcctctccctcgcCTGCTTGTCTCTTGTCTCTTGATGCGTCGTGTTCACCTCCTGCTGCTTCGTGTGCAGGTAATTAACATAACATGCATCATCTATCATCTTTGCATATCAATCCGATCCGTTTGCTTTCTTATCACGCGTGTACTGCTGCTGAACAATCTTTGTATGTGCTTTAATTAGTTTGTTGTAGGAACAACGACGCCCTTCTGTGGGTCTTGCTGCTGCAGTGCCGAAGACGACCTGAAGCTGCGGGAGGCATTCCTCGCCGAGGTGAAAGCCCACGGTTACGAGGACGCTGCCTGCAGATCCCAGCTGAAGGCCTACATCTGTGCGGTAAGTCCGTCATTGTTCCACCTCTCCTTTCTGGCGGGTACCCGTACACGGGTGTGTTCCTTCTGTCTTGCTGCTGCGCTTCGCCGCTGGGGACTGCCGGGTACCGTTGCCCGGGTGTGGGTAAAAAAAAAAATTATCCAACTAGGATCAAGTTCGTTACAAcgggaaaaaaaaaatcttgataATTCAAGTAGGACCATTTGTTTGGCGTTGCAATGGGAAAAAAAATTCCACGATAACTCAAGTTTAAACGTGTTGTAAATTACCAAATACACAAAATTTTAAGCATCAAATGTCAGCAAATATTTTCACCGAACCTGAAAGGCACACATGGCAAACAAATCAATCTTGGTCTATTCCTTCCAAATATTTTCAATTTCTCACAGATCAACAAACACTACTAAAAAACGATTTGTGGCAACGCCTCCCTTTCTTTGTAAGgacggctctatattgagccgcccctacaaatggttgccaaatgagccgcccttacaaatggatttgtaggggcggccggtgttatcagccgcccctacaaatagacccatttgtaggggcggctctatatccaaCCGCCCCGGCTCAATattaaaccgcccctacaaatagacgccgagtattaaaaattaagcactaaaatttaaattttgtaaacgaccttggatagagaaacaaccaaaatgaaagttgtagatctcgaaaagttatgaaactttgtagttgacaactttttaatttgaaatcatcttgtcaaggaaaactacgtttgaatttctaaaaatttgaaatttgaattttttaaacgacctcggatggacaaacagtaaaaatgaaaattgtagatcttgaaaagttatgaaactttatagttgataactttctcatttgaaatcatcttatcatggaaaactacgttcgaatttctcaaatttgaaattcaaatattataagtgacctcagatggaaaaactaccaaaattaaagttgtagatctcgcaaagttataaaactttgtagttgacaactttttcatttgaattagtttagggcctcaaacaataaATTTATGCTcaattttatataatatgtggggaaccgaAATGGACTGTAGACTCAAGTGAACGTaaggtgcagtggtagaggagtttgCGTGCGAGAGAGAGGTTGCGGGTTTGAATTCCGCCCGACTCAAAGTGTGGAAAAATCGTGaaaaaatgctacaacgatagagcGGGTGGGTGTGGCTACCGGTGGGACCTCCTCGGatttaaaaaaattgctattttttgcctcttttttcatgatttctagaaattgatttgtaggaaCGTTTCAATATCCAGTAGAGACCCTTGGATAAAAACGGCTGAGCAAACCGCCTCTACAGAGCCTctggagccgtccctacaaatcatatTCTACGTAGTGAAAAACAAAGCCTGAGAAGATACACATGCCTCGTTGCCACAACTCAAGAGACACTATCTGCGAGATACCCAGCCACCTTAGCGTGTGCCGGAGTGGTGGCCACAATCTAGGGTGTTATTTTGGGTTCGGATCaatctagaaattgatttatttacagACAAAGGTAGTAGTAGAGGCAGACCCATGCCATTTACATTTTTACAACTAATAACGAATGGGCCCCATCTACCTCAGggaatgaaaaaaaaatcttcgAATTAACTGGACCAAACACATAGGTGTTGGCACAGTAAAAAGCTACAGCCACAGCACCTCCTCTAGTGCTACCGAACACCCCCTCCTTGTGAGTGCACAAAGTGCACCCAACTGCAGATAATGACAGGGTGCTGAAATGAAACATTTTTTGTGTGAAAAACATGCCTTTAACAATGTACTATAAAAAGGATActcttccaaaaaaaaaaactcctacTCCTACACAAGCAGAATTTTACATGGAACTGATCTTTGAGCTGATCTGAAATCAAATGGTCCATATACCTACTCCTACACAAGCTGAGTTCAGTAGcattttttattttgatttcaaaCAAAATTTACACAACCATAGATTAAAGTATCTATGTTCTATATATGAAGGGAACAAACTTGTAATCAGACTAAAAAATTCACTTCAAGCTCACGACTAAAAAATAGATCCTGGCCACTCTAATGTTCGTATGCGCAGATGTGCGTGGCCGCCACTGCTCCGGCCGACGACGACACGTCCTCCACGCTTCCTCTCCGTTGCGCCGGCGCTGCGGCCCCGCCGTCCATCTCCACTACCCGTCACGACGACGACCTAGGCAGCACtgacggcggcggcagcagcagcacgctGTGCGTGCACAAGGCTTCGACGCAGGCGTACGATGGTGTGGTGCCGCTTCATGACGGATCTGGCCGACTTCTCTGCTGGCGAAGAAACGGGCAGATATGGTTGGCTACGGTGGACGTGGTGGACCCCACCGGCGGCTCCGTCCTCCGCGTGGGCGACAAGCCGGTGGTCGACCTCGGCACCTTCCTCGTCAGCCAGGACGCCGCCGCGCGGGGCCGGGGCCTCGCTGGGGTCGCTGTCCATCCCAGCGGTCGATTGTTCGTCTCCTACTACACGACCGTTGCCACAGACGACGGCGGCGCCTTCCTCGTCGTCGACCAACTGCCGACAGCATCCTGGAGCGGGCACGAGGTCAACATCGTCTGTTTTCACTTTTTCAGCAGCTCGTACGTGTACATCCTCTGATTTCTACCCTTCGTTATTATAGGCCAACAGGAACCCGGCCCAGGCTAGGACTACGAGGGTGTTCTCGATGGCCTTGCCCTCGGAGCCCCGCTCCTCATCAGTAGGCTTTCTCCTCGACTACTACGGTGGCCAGATCCTATTTCGGCCCACCAACGCTGACTCTTTCCTTTACCTCGTCACTGGCCCGGCCCAGAGCGATGGACAGCTGCAAGCAAAAATCTTGCGCTTTCGCGTTGGAGGCATGCCGTCGGGTATGTATGTACGATTTTACTTGTTTGTTTTTTCATTTCTCATCATCTCATCGCAAAAAACCAATCACCTTCAAATCTTAACATAATTTGCATCAGGAATCGGTTCCATGGAGGTGCAAGTATACGCATCGCTCTTAGGCGTCCCGAGGCGATGCGCGTTCGATGCCCACAAGCCTCACGACCTCTACTGCGCAATCGTTAAGGTTATTCTGGCTTTTTCTTCGCTGCTGCTGCAAGTGATGTTTTCCTGTGTTGTGGGCCTTGTAGTGAGTCCAATGCATTTACCAACGAAACTCATAACGTGCAGGAAGAGCAAGAGGTTGTATACCTCACCTCAGACGACCCATCCCCGTCTGCCATGCCGCCAAGTGCCTCGCTCATCGTGGCCCACCAACGACCCACGCCAGGAACGCCGCCATCCCTAGTAGGCGGCCTGCTTTACCAAGGTTACGCGGACAACACCCTCGCCGGAAGGTATTGTCCCTGACGGCTTATcaactagaatctacagtatttttctctcacaacaaaatagcttcagccggcttatgtATCAGCCGAACAGAGCACCGGTTCATTCATCATGCATCCTCGGTCTTTTCTTACCTGTGTGCGGTATCGGCATGTTTGTACTCTCTCTATATACAGCTATATCTACATGGAAGGCTCAGAATTCTGGTGGACGGTGGCGTCGCCGGTGAGCAACTACACCACCACTCGGAACCTCCGGGTCACGTGCGCCGCACCTGCTACCGCTACATCTCGCTGCCACGGCGGCGACTTTGCTGGCGGCAGCGTTACCTCCTTTGCGGAAGATGCAGACAAGAATGCCCTCCTGCTCGCAACAGACGGTGTCTACATGGTTGTGCGGCCCAGCCTCTGCGACGCCGACGGCACCCACAGCGGAGCCCCCACATCCACATCTACTAAGAGCCTTCTCAAGTGGATCTTTGGTGTGATAGGAAGCCTGATAGCGATTCTTGGTGGTGGTTACGGGGCGTACAGGACATGCAGCTGCTTCAACAGACCGGCTGACATCACGGTCAACGCCACCAACGTGAACATCCACAACGGCGAAAATAAAATCGAACTCACCGTTATTAGTACAGAAGGATAGATCCCCAAAGAAGGTTTCTTTTTTtggtttttctttattattagaCGTTATCTTCTTTTCAGTTGTTGTGGTTGTGTTGGTGATACGTGTTGTTTGCTGTTGGCAGAGTTATTCAAAGAGTAAAATGCATCCTGGGTCCTTAAACTTTTAGGGCATTCCTATCTGGGTCCTCAAACTAAAAAAGCGACTATCTAGGTCCCTCATCTATTGCCGCCGTGCACCAGAGGTCCAAAACCAGCCACGCAAGCACCAACATCCGACGTGGCATGTTCTCTGGCATGCCACGTCGCCCAGTTGTGGCACGGGCCCAGTGTTCAGCTACCACCGTGGCTGGCTGAGAACGTGCCACGTCGGATGTTGGTGCTTGCGTGGCTGGTTTTGGACCTCTGGTGCACGGCGGCAATAGATGAGGGACCTAGATAGTCCCTTTTTTAGTTTGAGGACCCAGATGGGAATGCCCTAAAAGTTTAAGAACCcagggtgcattttactcttGTTCAAACTATTGTAGTCAGTGTTGTTTTATTTTGTAACCTCCTTTGTGGATCGTTGTTTGTCCGATTTGAGTCTCTTTCTTTATT is from Miscanthus floridulus cultivar M001 chromosome 7, ASM1932011v1, whole genome shotgun sequence and encodes:
- the LOC136465095 gene encoding HIPL2 protein-like, with the protein product MCVAATAPADDDTSSTLPLRCAGAAAPPSISTTRHDDDLGSTDGGGSSSTLCVHKASTQAYDGVVPLHDGSGRLLCWRRNGQIWLATVDVVDPTGGSVLRVGDKPVVDLGTFLVSQDAAARGRGLAGVAVHPSGRLFVSYYTTVATDDGGAFLVVDQLPTASWSGHEVNIARTTRVFSMALPSEPRSSSVGFLLDYYGGQILFRPTNADSFLYLVTGPAQSDGQLQAKILRFRVGGMPSVYASLLGVPRRCAFDAHKPHDLYCAIVKEEQEVVYLTSDDPSPSAMPPSASLIVAHQRPTPGTPPSLVGGLLYQGYADNTLAGSYIYMEGSEFWWTVASPVSNYTTTRNLRVTCAAPATATSRCHGGDFAGGSVTSFAEDADKNALLLATDGVYMVVRPSLCDADGTHSGAPTSTSTKSLLKWIFGVIGSLIAILGGGYGAYRTCSCFNRPADITVNATNVNIHNGENKIELTVISTEG